The DNA region atatttacaaaacattttatcttGAAAATCAACAGCAACCCAAATAGCTTATCgatattgttttgattttattgtaaatgGTTCTCTgctattacaaaatgtactacCAGTTTTCAGGTGTAAATCTGATTTTTTATCAATCTAGCACAGGTTTTCCATGATGCAAGTTTTAAAGGACGCCTAAGATAAATTATTGGTGTCTCGAGGAAAAGTATTTAAAATGCAAATTTAATTTACTTGCAAATCAATTGAACTACAAGCATTTCAATCATCATTTTAAccaccccaccacccccccaccccaaaTGATATAACGCCATTATAACTGCAAAAGATACACAAATCCAAATTTTAGGAGTCCCGGGGATCACAAAAATCCAAACAAGAGGGAAAACGCTGAATCTAGTAATTTTGATATTATGCCTGACAGGTTAATCTGCATCTAAACATCATACTGATTTTACATGAGTTAAACAAGACCAAAAATAAGTATTAAATCTGAATAGATAACAATCTGTTTTTCttgatatgtacatatgaagaTTAGAAATATTTCAGTGAATTTAGAAACTCCTTCAATATCGTTACAGGTCCAGGTCATATTCaaagtcaaggtcaaggtcaagttcggtgtcaaggtcatacaaaagaaagaaaagcaGACGGTCAAGCAGTTCCTCTCGAGAAAGAAAGAAACCATGTGTAAGGTATGTCTTGACGCAATTGCTGCTTTGCAAACGTTTATATTTAATGTCAACAAGATGTCGacacaaacattttaaaacttaactaccgtattcgacccaataaatatttatgcatgggcaattaaaattcaaaaaaggggaggggcgctcATAGGGACATGGgggcttattgggtcgaatacggtaagtTAAATAATCAACAATCTGAGTAAAAAGTAAAGTATTCAAGATGGAGCTAACAAGGCTCAACTGCACattgttttgaaaacttttttgttctttttattctgtttttgattgttcaaatcatttgaatttgaGGAAGTTTACATTTTCACAGTTTATTCAAAGAAGCTTGTTGGCTTTATTGTGTTCAGAAAATAAACGTGAATTAATTTGAAGTCGTTTCACTGAATAGATAAATATTAGATGTTGTTGTTAAATCTTTCTATTCTAATGTTAAATATGCCAGTGTTAAATGTCTGTGTTTGGTTTATTTGTTGTCAAAATCCCCAAATAGAAAATTACAAGATCAAAGCTAAATGTCTAAAAAGGATGAGAAAATTATACTAAATGCCAGACTACTCGTTGGTATTTGTTTGTAGATTTAACTCCTAATTACTTCACCGTgtaaataataaagataaacaaGTTATTGATAGCACAGGTGTATAACATGCTCCTAGAGCGTGCTTCAGTTTGGCTATTCATGTGTGAATCGACGATGCATATCTTTATGCGAATTCTATACATACAAACGCCCTTATTATGTCTCCTCATTGATGCGTAAAATGAACACTTCAAAACCTTCGTTTGCAATCAGAAAATCAACAACTAAATAACTTCTGGTATATCTTAAGTGTGTCTGCTTTTCAGTAGTTTTCTTTCAAAATGAtgaataaaacatatgataattTTGTCAAACAGTCTGGTGACTATATGGAAAGCTTATTaacttattttgatttaaaaacaaaaaaattaaaatctgttttacatagtattattaattttataattttcagGTCTGGGTCTAGACAGAAAACACATTCCCGATCTAAATCTCCTGTTCAACTAGTGAATGGCAAATCCCTTTCCCGACAGAATTCTTCAAAGTCGCAAGAAAGCAACCCCAAAGACAGGGACTCACGGTCTCCTTCACTACCACGGAAGTCCGAGGGCCGGACTAAAGATTCCAAGGCCAGATCCTTGTCACCACGGAGACAAAGGGAGGAAATGTCTCCAGAGAAACCATCAAAGTCCTGTAAGGATGAATTGACCTCATCACCAAGGCAACCACATTCCAATGAAAGGTCACCACAGAGGTCAACTAAGTCATATGAGAATCGGCAGATATCATCACCAAGGAGAGAGCATGACAACGAAAGATCACATCAAAGGTCACCAAAACCGTCTGAAGACCAATCCTTATCACCAGGAAAGCAGCATCACGATGGAAATTCCCCGCAGAGGTCATCCAGGTCGTTTGATGACCGACCGTTGTCACCTAGGGAACAGCGTCAAAATTCACCCAACTCTAGTCAGCAAGAATCGGTGCTAGATATTAGTCACACAGACTCGAGGTCAgattcaaggtcaaggtcaaggtcaagatCAAGGTCGTTTTCTCCTGTCACTTTAAAGCATGACAACTTGATGAATGACACTGGTTCCGACTCCTTGGGATTTCAGTCATGTAACGACCAATTAAAGTAAGGAATTGGTACTGTGATGTCAATAATGTGTTGTAATTATCTAGGCTATGACATAAATCTTAAGCTTATTATTTTCACCTGTCATCATTTTTGACACCTGTCGTTATAACAAGATTGCATACATGGTATAAAGCAACCTTTAAAAAATTGATGCAAACAATAGTAGTATTAGGGGTGCACCTTTTAAAAGTCTATCTTTATAACTAAAAaggcatgaaatattttttaagaatttAAAAGTCCTTTCTCTTCTCTGATAATCACCAGTCTTTTTCCTGGTTGGATCTAGACAAACACCGTTATTACATTACATTAGGTGCATGTATATGAAGTCATGCAGAAGAAAAAAGGTTGAAAATTTCAAATTCTTACCGAAACACAGATTTGTTTCCCTTATTAGtaaaaaaatgagaaatataACCAAAacaactattttattttttagtgtTTGAAATATTCCATGTATAAGGTACAACAGAGATTATTCTAAACTCTAGTGTGATGTTCATGAAAAAAGGGAAGgatgtaagggcagataacctatatttttgatatcgctgttgtaaggggagataactataacTCTAGCGTAATGTGAAGgatgtaagggcagataaccgATATTCTGATATCGCTgttgtaaggggagataactataacTCTAGTGTGATGTTAATGATAAAAGGGCAGATAACCTATATTCTGATATTGATgttgtaaggggagataactataacTGTAGCGTAATGTGAATGATGTAAGGGGAAATAACTATAACTCTAGCGTAATGTGAAGgatgtaagggcagataacctatattttgatattaatgttgtaaggggagataaataaAAAACTCTAGTTTCATGTTTATGatagaaggggagataactttaaaTGTTAGTGTGATGTGAATGATGTAAGGGGAGATTACTATAACTCTAGTGTGATGTTAATGacgaaaggggagataattcatattGTGATATTAATGTTGTAAGGGGAGTTAACTATAAACTCAGGTTTGatgcaaggggagataaccataAACTCTAGTTTGTTGTTAATGGTGTACGGGTAGATAACTTAAATCGCGATATTAATGtcataaggggagataactgtaaaCCCTAGTGTGGTGTAAGGGGGAATAATTAGTGAAAAACCAAAGAAACTGGAAATAGTCAGCATATAtacaaatgcatatatatattggatttagatattttttgtatagaTTTTGAAAGCCCTTGATATTGTCTGTTATTTGTACTTATTTTGTACTTATTTTGTACTTACAGGCACAGTGTCCCACCAGAAGAAGCTCGATACGACAGCGACGACAGGTAACTGTTTGGTGATAGTGTTATACAGGGCTGGAATTtcactcattcatccctgaaaattcataatgaaccaTTCCAACCTTTGAAACAGAAGAGTCCAAATGGTTTTTTCAGGGGAGAATGAGTTAAAGAAAGATAGGTTCCTGCGTCTTTGCATTCAATTCATGTTCTTGGTAaacatgatttatttatttgtgcATTTTCTGCGTTGTATAATTTATAAGCATATCGTTAATGCCAAAGTTGTAAAGTAACTTTCAGTATAAGTAATTaactattttgtattaattacaGCTTTTTTGCAAAAATTCTTAGTAAGAATATATAAGAgtatatcttttattttaagttactagatatatatttagttttaaATAATAGCTTATAACTTATACGCCAATGCAAAATACAAAGAAatgaaatgtgttttcaatgaAAGAAAATTGAGATCAAATATGCAGGGACTTCTCCTTTATAGATGGTCATCAAAGTTTGTAATATAGATAAGATAGCAGGGATAGTACACAAAGCGAGATCACTGGTAGTGATGCCGGTATACAGAGGGTATCTGTATGTGTATAGAGGTAACTATTTAGTCGGTATACAGAGGTTGTCAATATATAGAGCTAAATGTTGTACTATCACAGCATGATCAATACTGCttgttgagaaaaaaaaatgcaaattgattttgtgtttgtaatttttgcttatatttctaatatatatgCAATTTGCAAATTTACAAACACAAGACCATGAATAAGTAGCTACTGAAACACTTCATGTCAAATCTTTAGTACAATTTTTGGCGAAGATGTGCTTGTATGCTCATGCTTAGGTAACTGATATTGTAGAGAAATGGTGTGGGCAAgctagagttatctaccttgttgtgttttttttgtccCTTGTCACCACTCCCCTCCTCACATCCATGTTTTGTGTTGTCGAAATCTAGTGACATACCATGGAAAAGAAAATCTTGATATAACACAAACTACCAACCACTCAAAAGGATGAAACACAGAGAACATCTCTCAACTACTCAAACAGCTGCTACACAGCAAGAGATGTTAATCAACTACCAATACATCAACTAcacacaagggagacaactccaaCAACTAAAAATATGTCACCTACTCAATAGAAACAGTCACAGCACCAAAGtgataaggggagataataaccaagggagataactcacctACTGAAGATAGCCATCATCCactcaggggagataactcagacTGTTGGTCAACTCGGAAGATACCAATtaagccaccagctactacttAAACACTCAATCTCCCAAACCTGTGCTTGGCTGCTTATCCACTACATGTAGGTCACTGCAGTGGTCACTATGACCGTCCCGAATCGGTCACTCACGAACCCAGTTGATGAACTTTGAGGAAGTGAGTAAAATTGTAACATAAAAAGAAAATCTAACCATTATCTTGTTACCGTGCACATTAACCTTGCAACAAATACTAAACTTTGGTCCTTTTTatatctggttttttttttcaaaaaagaaaaatattaagttCTTATGGGATTACAAAGGTATATGGAATTAAAGCCCTATTGGCATATTATAGGTTCATTTTCATATAAGCATAaggatatgaaaaaaatttgtttgtaaACTTTGTGAATCCTCACaatagtttgtttgttattaaaagatagtgacatcaattcttacataattttttagattatttgataaaatgaaaaatgttttaatgtacGATTTCATTGGTTTTTGAAGGGATtctttttccaaatcaatatgcaacatcattgtttctattgtgacatcacaataacgTCAGGTTTTCAtgtcattttcaaaaaatttttcatagtgctatgcaaaaaaagaaaaatcataataattggccaatcaaaaagccagatttagtatgaaaactaagaaaaaataatcattaataTGTATACTATTATTTAGCATGTCCATTCTGTGAAGTAACACCAAATCACTTGATATTTCtgtactttgttgttttgttgatttcaGCGCACCTGCttcacaaataaacaaaaaaataaacaaaaaaataaacaaacttagGTCAATTTAGGTCAATGAAGGGGGGGGGGCTGATTTTTTTGGGTCTGATAAT from Argopecten irradians isolate NY chromosome 5, Ai_NY, whole genome shotgun sequence includes:
- the LOC138324441 gene encoding serine/arginine-rich splicing factor 4-like; this translates as MKRNPPGFAFLVYKYSDDAERAVRKLHGRLVCGRRVRVEHAIPYEERAAAQAMRISRHSGNYRHNRHSYSKSRSKSRSRHRSSSRKRRRRSRSLSKENRYKRSRKSRSYSRSHSRSRSPMSKRSKNRKRLSSHTRKHKSRSYSKSRSRSSSVSRSYKRKKSRRSSSSSRERKKPCVRSGSRQKTHSRSKSPVQLVNGKSLSRQNSSKSQESNPKDRDSRSPSLPRKSEGRTKDSKARSLSPRRQREEMSPEKPSKSCKDELTSSPRQPHSNERSPQRSTKSYENRQISSPRREHDNERSHQRSPKPSEDQSLSPGKQHHDGNSPQRSSRSFDDRPLSPREQRQNSPNSSQQESVLDISHTDSRSDSRSRSRSRSRSFSPVTLKHDNLMNDTGSDSLGFQSCNDQLKHSVPPEEARYDSDDRCHGDDAVNTTSGSFDSTTNSSVSDVNSSNITKESINLTKESINVTGTSSDITNDAINLTGDSISLTNGSINLTGDCSMLDVEG